In Pristis pectinata isolate sPriPec2 chromosome 11, sPriPec2.1.pri, whole genome shotgun sequence, the following proteins share a genomic window:
- the mtif3 gene encoding translation initiation factor IF-3, mitochondrial, whose translation MAASCIRKIAFQTLQNKTGWYICKESARYFHNLSIQTVTMIPPSSCIIPNWKQACWMLPLKTFTTAGEDEPQAVQHKMKKDLRARTTIGSIGRKISHRIIHVIDENGEDLGNLHRADVIRMMDERGVKIVPFNENADPPVYKLMTGKQIHEEQMKLREKQKAKLKTGVCQIKEQTFSADIAKHDLQTKIKHIQQWVEKHHHVRITVRKGAAIDKVDEMESLLDQIVQSMPDKATYMFRPKIIKEGKAVMCVLRHLSEKEMKNFKQSES comes from the exons ATGGCTGCAAGTTGCATAAGAAAAATTGCTTTCCAAACCCTACAAAATAAAACTGGTTGGTACATTTGCAAAGAAAGTGCAaggtattttcataatttatccATACAAACAGTGACAATGATTCCCCCGTCCAGCTGCATCATACCCAATTGGAAACAAGCTTGCTGGATGCTACCTCTAAAAACTTTTACAACAGCTGGTGAAGATGAGCCTCAGGCAGTACAACACAAGATGAAAAAGGATCTAAGAGCCAGAACAACAATAGGAAGCATTGGTAGAAAAATTAGCCACCGCATCATTCATGTAATAGATGAAAATGGAGAAGATCTAGGAAATCTACACAGGGCTGATGTTATTCGTATGATGGATGAGCGTGGCGTTAAGATTGTGCCTTTCAACGAAAATGCAGATCCTCCAGTATACAAACTAATGACAGGAAAACAGATCCACGAGGAACAAATGAAACTCAGAGAAAAACAAAAGGCTAAACTCAAAACTG GAGTTTGCCAAATCAAGGAACAGACTTTCTCAGCTGATATTGCAAAGCATGACctgcaaacaaaaattaaacatatcCAGCAGTGGGTTGAGAAGCACCATCATGTTCGGATTACTGTTCGAAAAGGAGCTGCTATAGATAAAGTCGATGAAATG GAATCACTGCTGGATCAAATTGTTCAGTCCATGCCAGACAAAGCTACCTACATGTTCAGACCAAAGATCATTAAAGAAGGGAAAGCTGTTATGTGTGTTCTGCGGCACCTGTctgaaaaagaaatgaagaacTTCAAACAAAGTGAAAGCTGA